The following proteins are encoded in a genomic region of Blastococcus colisei:
- a CDS encoding polysaccharide pyruvyl transferase family protein gives MNESSAVWDVSGGDSFSDLYGAARFHSVTLPKELALSRGKPLILLPQTYGPFKDSTLQRRATGVLRKTLSAWARDVDSFNSLQELLGADFDVERHRLGVDLAFGLPPAEPHESLRQAVQARLDGADGSPVVGLNVSGLLLKEPDPAGRYNLRVNYQQLLEDLARALLARGVVLVLVPHVRGWGPLEGDEDVTDALAQRLRESYPERVHTVPSELGAGERKWLISKLDWFCGARMHATIAAISSGVPTAAIAYSGKVRGIFASCGQEDQVVDGRVLTTEAALNSLISSYEEREEIRTRLESKLPDVLTQAEVQMDQIVAQSAV, from the coding sequence GTGAACGAAAGTTCGGCAGTCTGGGACGTCAGCGGTGGCGACAGCTTCTCTGACTTGTACGGCGCAGCCCGTTTCCACTCTGTCACGCTGCCCAAAGAGCTTGCCCTATCAAGGGGCAAGCCGCTCATTCTCCTTCCGCAGACCTATGGGCCATTCAAGGATTCAACATTACAGCGACGGGCTACCGGAGTATTGAGGAAGACACTGTCCGCGTGGGCGCGAGATGTTGACAGTTTCAATTCGCTTCAGGAGCTCCTCGGAGCCGACTTCGACGTAGAACGACACCGTCTTGGCGTGGACCTAGCGTTTGGACTGCCGCCGGCAGAACCACATGAAAGTCTTCGTCAGGCAGTGCAGGCCAGGCTTGACGGCGCTGATGGATCACCTGTCGTTGGCCTGAATGTCAGTGGCCTGCTTCTCAAAGAGCCTGACCCTGCTGGGCGCTACAACCTGAGGGTGAATTACCAGCAGCTGCTGGAAGATCTCGCAAGAGCCCTGCTAGCGCGGGGCGTGGTCCTTGTGCTTGTACCCCATGTCCGTGGGTGGGGGCCGCTGGAGGGAGATGAGGATGTCACCGACGCATTGGCGCAGAGACTGCGTGAGAGCTATCCGGAGCGAGTACACACAGTCCCGTCGGAGCTAGGCGCCGGCGAAAGAAAGTGGCTCATCTCAAAGTTGGATTGGTTCTGCGGTGCACGAATGCATGCCACCATCGCGGCAATCTCATCTGGGGTACCGACCGCGGCCATCGCTTATAGCGGCAAGGTTCGCGGAATCTTCGCATCCTGTGGTCAAGAAGATCAGGTAGTAGATGGGCGCGTGTTAACGACGGAAGCCGCCCTAAACAGCCTCATCTCCTCGTACGAGGAGCGCGAAGAGATTCGGACGCGCCTTGAGTCGAAGCTTCCTGATGTCCTTACACAAGCAGAGGTTCAGATGGATCAGATAGTTGCACAGTCCGCTGTCTAG
- a CDS encoding lipopolysaccharide biosynthesis protein: MDDHLKPLGNKATAPATLPKEAGAANVPAGLGRRARSGVAWTGLGRLVSAVVQLGMSIALARLLAPEDFGLVALVMAVTGFAVLFVDSGISSAIVRSEHDDDELFSTAFWMNMVLGAAVTIVVLAAAPIVAGYFNQPSVTLLLSLAGLSFTLSFGVVHGALLQRQLEFKTLSTITVVSTIANASTAITLAALGLGAASLVLGSLAATVATSVQCWIHTRWRPRFRASWRSAAALWRYTRGLLGFNVVNYWARNADSLLIGAFLGVSALGYYSRAYNLMITPIGQIRAILYTVLFPTLARVQQNRERTTTVWLAGNKASWLVGAPIAAVLVATSPALVETLFGSRWLPMAPVLALLSGSIPAQLMILNCGALFQTFGRTGLQFRLGLVTSMAAVGGIVVGLSHGIVGVAAGLLIANWISVWFFVVPALRLAAIRLQVMVRSVAFVTLAAILSMGAALVPRFTLYQSHSAIVLAAQLGASALVYLILIWFGERDYLIMARGKRSLT, translated from the coding sequence GTGGACGACCATCTTAAGCCCTTAGGGAATAAGGCCACAGCCCCAGCGACCTTGCCCAAAGAGGCCGGTGCCGCAAACGTCCCCGCTGGCCTCGGCCGCCGGGCGCGCAGCGGAGTTGCATGGACGGGATTAGGCCGCCTGGTAAGCGCCGTCGTCCAACTCGGCATGTCAATCGCGCTAGCCCGACTGCTCGCGCCCGAAGACTTCGGCCTCGTAGCGCTCGTTATGGCAGTAACGGGTTTTGCCGTTCTCTTTGTCGACTCCGGTATATCGTCCGCCATCGTCCGAAGTGAGCACGACGATGATGAACTGTTCTCCACCGCCTTCTGGATGAACATGGTACTGGGCGCGGCCGTGACAATAGTCGTCTTGGCGGCCGCCCCCATCGTGGCCGGCTATTTCAATCAGCCGTCCGTCACGCTCCTGCTTTCGCTCGCGGGGCTCTCGTTCACGTTGTCGTTTGGAGTTGTGCATGGCGCTCTGTTGCAGCGGCAACTGGAGTTTAAGACGCTGTCTACCATCACAGTAGTAAGCACCATCGCCAATGCCTCCACTGCTATCACACTCGCCGCCCTCGGATTGGGTGCCGCTTCTTTAGTCTTAGGATCTCTTGCGGCCACGGTAGCAACATCGGTACAGTGCTGGATCCATACGCGATGGCGGCCACGATTTCGAGCATCGTGGCGGAGCGCCGCAGCTCTGTGGCGATACACGCGTGGTTTGCTCGGCTTCAATGTGGTGAATTACTGGGCGAGGAATGCAGATAGCTTGCTCATCGGCGCGTTCCTTGGCGTTAGCGCCTTGGGCTACTATAGCCGCGCCTACAACCTGATGATTACACCTATCGGACAGATCCGCGCGATTCTCTACACTGTCCTGTTTCCGACTCTCGCACGGGTGCAGCAGAATCGAGAGCGGACTACTACCGTTTGGCTTGCCGGAAACAAGGCTTCATGGCTAGTGGGAGCTCCTATCGCGGCGGTGCTAGTAGCGACCTCGCCTGCGCTCGTGGAGACTCTTTTCGGCAGTCGCTGGCTACCCATGGCCCCGGTACTTGCCCTTCTCTCGGGATCTATCCCGGCCCAACTTATGATCTTGAATTGCGGCGCACTGTTCCAGACTTTTGGTAGGACCGGCCTTCAATTTCGATTAGGACTCGTGACCAGCATGGCGGCGGTTGGGGGAATAGTCGTAGGACTCTCCCACGGCATCGTGGGCGTGGCCGCAGGGCTACTAATCGCCAATTGGATCTCAGTGTGGTTCTTTGTGGTCCCGGCATTGCGTCTGGCCGCGATCCGCTTGCAGGTCATGGTCCGGTCAGTGGCCTTCGTTACGCTGGCAGCGATCTTGTCCATGGGCGCCGCACTGGTTCCCCGGTTCACCCTTTACCAGAGTCACTCCGCCATCGTGCTAGCCGCTCAACTGGGGGCCTCAGCGTTGGTTTATCTTATATTGATCTGGTTCGGGGAACGTGACTATCTGATTATGGCTCGAGGGAAGCGATCCCTCACATGA
- a CDS encoding helix-turn-helix domain-containing protein, with product MTLDRLLRILSGDDDPVAAPSVHVLGDSGPMLTHRELHVLRALVDGDSSRGIAERLGISAKTVENHKARIYAKLGVQSQAQAAAMAVRRGLIQADRRGA from the coding sequence ATGACTCTCGACCGCTTGCTCCGCATCCTGAGCGGGGATGATGATCCAGTAGCGGCGCCATCAGTTCATGTCCTCGGCGACAGCGGCCCGATGCTGACCCACAGAGAACTGCACGTGCTCCGGGCGCTCGTCGATGGCGACAGCTCGCGGGGAATCGCCGAGCGGCTCGGCATCAGTGCGAAGACGGTCGAGAACCACAAGGCGAGGATCTACGCCAAGTTGGGTGTGCAGAGTCAGGCGCAAGCGGCTGCGATGGCCGTGCGGCGGGGGCTCATCCAGGCGGACCGACGCGGTGCCTGA
- a CDS encoding helix-turn-helix transcriptional regulator, whose amino-acid sequence MPESVRVLLGDHDPLTRDLAADVLKTGGCEAFLCPRDESLAAAARRVRADVVLLDVSREPSPEAVERTVLSALESGARALLIADGASREQVLAGLLAGASGQVQLWTTSPQRFLRAVRQVAEGSAALHPDVAAAVLSQWRAMRSLDQPKSRSGLSTREVEILSAAADGLTNQAVARRLNLSARTVENHKARIFAKLGARNQAEAVSIAIRQGLLPNHEVGS is encoded by the coding sequence GTGCCTGAATCCGTCCGAGTGCTTCTCGGCGACCACGACCCCCTGACGCGGGATCTCGCGGCGGACGTGCTGAAGACGGGAGGGTGTGAGGCCTTCCTCTGCCCCCGTGACGAGTCGCTGGCAGCAGCCGCGCGACGGGTCCGGGCGGATGTTGTTCTGCTGGATGTGAGCCGAGAACCCTCCCCAGAGGCCGTGGAACGCACGGTTCTCTCCGCGCTCGAGAGTGGCGCGAGGGCGTTGCTCATCGCCGACGGCGCATCGAGGGAACAAGTGCTCGCGGGCTTGCTGGCCGGCGCTTCCGGCCAGGTCCAATTGTGGACGACATCACCGCAACGGTTCTTGAGGGCCGTTCGTCAGGTCGCCGAGGGAAGCGCGGCGCTGCACCCGGACGTCGCGGCAGCGGTACTCAGCCAATGGCGCGCCATGCGAAGCCTCGACCAGCCCAAGTCCCGCAGTGGGCTCAGTACTAGAGAAGTGGAGATCTTGTCGGCGGCCGCTGACGGGCTGACAAACCAGGCGGTCGCTCGGCGGCTCAACTTGTCCGCGAGGACCGTGGAGAACCACAAGGCGCGCATCTTCGCCAAGCTTGGTGCGCGTAATCAGGCGGAAGCGGTCAGCATCGCGATTCGGCAGGGGCTCCTACCGAATCACGAAGTTGGTTCCTAA
- a CDS encoding DDE-type integrase/transposase/recombinase, whose amino-acid sequence MTPDQIIHARRAHVLDQAALTDVSAACRAAGVSRTSYYKWVAKAEKCGLSALMPKDRRPPMMPNAMTAEEVSTILAIAVAKATLGARQLVDHVAAAGVHRSASGIQKVLRRHNLATRRQRIAALASLTATESGHLTDAAMEGPFGFCLAATDPGQLVCLDTFYVGKLKGVGAVYQLTAIDVATRWLVVRLIVGDKSAQVAAGFLDQVQAAFGEIDVELAGVLTDNGPEFTGRAFRDHVTDIGAAHRRIPPAQPQPQQRL is encoded by the coding sequence GTGACCCCTGACCAGATCATCCATGCCCGGCGTGCCCATGTGCTGGACCAGGCCGCGCTGACTGATGTGAGCGCCGCCTGCCGGGCCGCCGGCGTCTCGCGCACCAGCTACTACAAATGGGTGGCCAAGGCCGAGAAGTGCGGCCTGTCGGCGCTGATGCCCAAGGACCGCCGCCCGCCGATGATGCCGAACGCGATGACCGCCGAGGAGGTCAGCACGATTCTAGCGATCGCGGTCGCCAAGGCCACCCTGGGCGCCCGGCAGTTGGTCGACCACGTCGCCGCTGCCGGGGTGCACCGCTCGGCCAGCGGCATCCAGAAAGTGCTGCGGCGCCACAACCTCGCCACGCGCCGGCAGCGGATCGCGGCGCTGGCGTCGCTGACCGCCACCGAGTCCGGGCACCTGACCGACGCGGCGATGGAAGGGCCGTTCGGGTTCTGCCTGGCCGCCACCGACCCCGGACAACTGGTCTGCCTGGACACCTTCTACGTCGGCAAGCTCAAAGGCGTCGGCGCGGTCTACCAGCTCACCGCCATCGACGTGGCCACGCGCTGGCTGGTCGTGCGACTGATCGTCGGGGACAAGAGCGCGCAGGTCGCCGCCGGCTTCCTCGACCAGGTCCAGGCCGCGTTCGGCGAGATCGACGTCGAGCTGGCCGGGGTCCTCACCGACAACGGCCCGGAGTTCACCGGCCGCGCCTTCCGCGACCACGTCACCGACATCGGCGCCGCCCACCGCCGGATTCCGCCCGCGCAGCCCCAACCACAACAGCGTCTGTGA
- a CDS encoding lasso RiPP family leader peptide-containing protein: MENYEAPQIVEIGSLHELTLQDKDFSGNDGFTLMGQAIGNAS; the protein is encoded by the coding sequence ATGGAGAATTATGAGGCGCCCCAGATCGTCGAGATCGGCTCACTGCACGAGCTGACGCTGCAGGACAAGGACTTCAGCGGCAACGATGGCTTCACTCTGATGGGGCAGGCCATCGGCAACGCTTCCTGA
- a CDS encoding glycosyltransferase family 4 protein translates to MRARGSRGLQSTTTAWLRSRVGTHRANHVDVDAWVQLGGGYRLQVDEPIAVYDDMTVLQARQYSYGNWADLPEALVRRRARLQGDVYRSAAACCTESSWAAAAISDGFFVPEERISVVGTGTDWRPETAGRDWSTPRLLFVGLDWERKNGARVLDAFRRLRHDYPEATLDIVGRHPPVEEPGVRGHGVLPRNSVEGRRALEQLFAQATCFVMPSLFEPAGIVFTEALAAGLPSVGGAIGGSRDLIGDAGVVVNPTDSRAIETAVREMLEPARAAEVGARASRRARLFTWAAVSARLLHSLGIQAPNGYEVTPLPNTSGREIGQ, encoded by the coding sequence ATGCGCGCCAGGGGCTCACGTGGTCTGCAATCGACAACGACCGCCTGGCTACGTAGCAGAGTCGGCACCCATCGTGCAAACCATGTCGACGTTGACGCCTGGGTCCAACTTGGAGGCGGCTATCGCCTTCAAGTAGACGAGCCCATCGCAGTTTACGATGACATGACCGTGTTGCAGGCCCGGCAATATTCTTATGGTAATTGGGCTGATCTACCCGAGGCGCTGGTCCGCCGCCGTGCTCGGTTGCAGGGCGACGTCTATCGGTCCGCCGCTGCATGCTGCACAGAATCCTCCTGGGCAGCGGCGGCAATTTCCGATGGCTTCTTTGTGCCGGAGGAGCGGATCTCCGTAGTGGGCACCGGAACCGACTGGCGCCCAGAGACTGCAGGACGCGACTGGTCGACTCCGAGGTTGTTGTTCGTGGGGTTAGATTGGGAGAGGAAAAATGGCGCCCGCGTCCTGGACGCTTTTCGTCGTCTCCGGCATGACTATCCAGAAGCCACGCTGGACATAGTGGGCCGTCATCCACCCGTGGAGGAACCAGGGGTCCGCGGCCACGGTGTGCTACCTAGGAACTCGGTTGAGGGTCGGCGCGCCTTGGAGCAACTGTTCGCTCAGGCAACCTGTTTCGTGATGCCTTCCCTGTTCGAGCCGGCCGGCATCGTCTTCACGGAGGCATTGGCTGCGGGGCTGCCAAGCGTAGGCGGAGCCATCGGAGGGTCGAGAGATCTCATCGGCGACGCCGGGGTGGTGGTCAACCCTACCGATAGCCGCGCGATTGAGACAGCGGTGCGTGAAATGCTTGAGCCAGCGCGAGCGGCGGAAGTGGGAGCCCGGGCCTCACGACGGGCGCGTCTATTCACTTGGGCTGCGGTGAGTGCTCGCCTACTACATTCGTTAGGAATTCAGGCTCCGAACGGCTACGAGGTTACGCCATTACCGAACACGAGCGGTCGCGAGATAGGACAGTAG
- a CDS encoding sulfotransferase, whose protein sequence is MTSADSSPVVVSGLGSSGTRVVAQILQELGIHMGDDLNRALDNLLFTLLLKRPRELAAPSLGQRMNRAADLVHVFGRLCRSPGSVTEPGIARELLRASADHIRYGIERPTPARRTVWTGRRLRTAWRSRRHAPGERWGFKEPTAHLFLPAMVQEFPRMSYVHVMRDPRDYAVVPHNQFAIWSRAFPDLSLHGHGSRAAAQLHWWTEMNERAVMYARDRRIRFLAVRLEDLILHPDHGIQQLADFIGHPRNDGIPPGLKSFIRTPASLGRGYALDVSTLGGPSLVARIADMGYDC, encoded by the coding sequence GTGACTTCCGCGGACTCCTCCCCGGTCGTCGTCTCGGGCCTGGGAAGCAGCGGGACGCGGGTCGTCGCCCAGATACTGCAGGAGCTGGGTATCCATATGGGGGACGACCTCAACCGAGCACTCGACAATCTCCTGTTTACGCTTCTCCTGAAGCGGCCGCGCGAACTGGCCGCCCCGTCGCTCGGTCAACGCATGAACAGGGCGGCAGACCTGGTGCATGTCTTCGGTCGATTGTGTCGCTCCCCCGGCAGCGTGACCGAACCCGGCATCGCCCGAGAGCTCCTCCGCGCCTCGGCCGACCATATCCGCTACGGGATCGAGAGGCCTACCCCCGCACGACGAACGGTATGGACAGGCCGCCGGCTGAGAACCGCATGGAGGAGCAGGCGCCATGCACCAGGCGAGCGCTGGGGGTTCAAGGAGCCCACCGCGCACCTCTTCCTTCCAGCCATGGTTCAGGAGTTCCCGCGCATGAGCTACGTGCACGTCATGCGTGATCCCCGAGACTACGCAGTTGTGCCACACAACCAGTTCGCCATCTGGTCGAGGGCCTTCCCCGACCTGAGCCTGCATGGACACGGCAGCCGGGCGGCCGCCCAACTGCACTGGTGGACGGAGATGAATGAACGAGCCGTGATGTACGCAAGGGATCGCCGTATTCGCTTCCTGGCCGTGCGGCTCGAAGACCTCATCCTGCACCCCGACCACGGCATTCAACAGCTCGCCGACTTCATTGGCCATCCGAGGAATGACGGGATCCCCCCCGGGCTCAAGAGCTTCATCAGGACGCCGGCCTCACTGGGCCGTGGTTACGCACTGGACGTCTCCACCCTCGGCGGTCCATCACTGGTCGCACGGATCGCTGACATGGGTTACGACTGTTAA
- a CDS encoding glycosyltransferase: protein MTTLLVAATGGHLAQLYQLRPRLVVPGSPVVWVTFDSPQSRSMLEQEVVEFVPYTPPRGYWSVVTNTFRAIRILRRYRVRRVISTGSGIALAFLPIARAMGRDAHYIESAARSDGPSTTGRMLQRFPGIKLSAQYSSWAKPPWNLNVSVFDDFQAVQRAEPRGDVRSVVVTLGTIEGYGFRSLLERLVEIIPEGVEVLWQTGVTDVSGLALTARPSMPQHELQAAIATSDAVVAHAGIGSALGSLNAGRRPVLVPRRSSRGEHVDDHQLQIAKELDGRDLSISREVDELMWADIEEAARWHVSRSSVTQ, encoded by the coding sequence ATGACCACCCTGCTCGTCGCAGCAACCGGCGGTCACCTCGCCCAGCTGTATCAGTTGCGGCCGCGGCTGGTCGTTCCGGGCTCTCCCGTGGTGTGGGTCACGTTCGACTCGCCTCAGAGCCGCTCCATGCTGGAGCAGGAGGTCGTCGAGTTCGTCCCGTACACACCGCCACGCGGCTACTGGAGCGTGGTTACGAACACCTTCCGGGCCATCCGCATTCTCCGCCGGTATCGAGTAAGGAGAGTGATCAGCACCGGATCCGGGATCGCCCTCGCCTTTCTCCCCATCGCCAGGGCGATGGGCAGGGATGCGCACTACATCGAGAGCGCCGCCCGGAGCGACGGCCCTTCGACGACGGGGCGCATGCTGCAGCGCTTTCCAGGAATCAAGCTCTCGGCGCAATATTCCTCCTGGGCCAAGCCACCTTGGAACCTGAACGTCTCCGTCTTCGACGACTTCCAGGCTGTCCAACGAGCGGAACCACGCGGGGATGTGCGATCGGTGGTCGTGACGCTCGGGACGATCGAGGGCTACGGATTCCGCAGCCTGCTGGAGCGGCTCGTCGAGATCATCCCCGAAGGAGTCGAGGTCCTCTGGCAGACGGGAGTCACCGACGTCAGCGGCCTCGCGTTGACTGCCCGACCGTCGATGCCGCAGCACGAGCTCCAGGCTGCGATCGCCACATCTGATGCGGTGGTCGCCCACGCCGGCATCGGCAGCGCCTTGGGCTCACTGAACGCTGGCCGGCGACCGGTTCTCGTCCCTCGCCGCAGCTCACGCGGGGAGCACGTCGACGACCACCAGTTGCAGATCGCCAAGGAGTTGGACGGCCGAGACCTGTCGATCAGCCGCGAGGTCGACGAGCTGATGTGGGCCGACATCGAGGAAGCCGCTCGATGGCACGTCAGCCGCAGCTCCGTCACTCAGTGA
- a CDS encoding polysaccharide pyruvyl transferase family protein, whose protein sequence is MPVNRRAAITSTRRTLSVLSNFPPSARTSTRRVAYVGWSGNGNLGDEAMLAAHRSLLPEWDILQVPNPPGIERMTAPLLRRVAAICLGGGTLIFNGHFRRTLETLMRAAPDAPRVMLSVGAEDLDYREGRRAGVTTEVQRWRPLLSEFESIRVRGPLSQEALRLAGLQSVVVGDPALALPTALVSAESTTEARARVGVNFGVTDDMWGGNHSAFRAAMVATVRRLVDDGHDVVLLATTLQDHAHLREISTELARQGTTVRGPNKVTLPALDAALQDCDIVVAEKLHALVLAARFAIPTVALEYRPKCRDFQLSIGRGGQVLKTSEVDTEVLSRMVTNELNASHERDRLSGVVKHHQAELRRSAAMMERAMREPS, encoded by the coding sequence ATGCCCGTGAACCGCCGAGCGGCAATCACCTCCACTCGCCGCACCCTGTCGGTGCTGTCGAACTTTCCTCCCAGCGCTAGGACGTCGACCCGACGAGTCGCCTACGTCGGGTGGTCAGGGAACGGAAATCTCGGAGACGAGGCAATGCTTGCAGCGCACCGAAGCCTGCTGCCCGAGTGGGACATTCTTCAGGTGCCTAATCCTCCAGGCATAGAGCGCATGACCGCACCACTGCTGAGGCGTGTGGCGGCAATCTGCCTAGGCGGTGGGACGCTCATCTTCAATGGCCACTTCCGCAGGACGCTCGAGACACTGATGCGAGCTGCCCCGGACGCGCCCAGAGTGATGCTAAGTGTAGGCGCGGAGGACTTGGATTACCGGGAGGGGCGTCGAGCAGGCGTGACCACCGAAGTGCAGCGGTGGCGACCGCTGCTCTCCGAATTCGAGTCTATCCGGGTCCGGGGGCCACTGAGTCAGGAGGCGCTGCGACTCGCGGGCTTGCAGAGTGTGGTTGTCGGGGACCCAGCTCTGGCATTACCGACGGCACTGGTATCCGCTGAATCGACCACTGAGGCCCGCGCACGTGTCGGAGTAAATTTCGGCGTCACGGATGACATGTGGGGCGGCAACCACTCCGCCTTCAGAGCGGCGATGGTGGCCACCGTTAGGCGCCTCGTGGACGACGGACATGACGTAGTGCTACTTGCCACGACTTTGCAGGACCATGCGCACCTTAGGGAGATCTCCACTGAATTGGCGCGCCAAGGCACAACAGTTCGAGGCCCCAACAAGGTCACTCTCCCGGCGCTGGACGCAGCTTTGCAGGATTGTGACATCGTGGTAGCTGAGAAACTCCACGCCTTGGTACTCGCTGCACGATTCGCTATTCCTACTGTCGCCCTTGAGTACCGTCCAAAGTGTCGGGACTTCCAGCTGTCAATCGGGCGAGGCGGTCAAGTACTCAAAACATCGGAAGTCGATACCGAAGTTCTAAGCCGCATGGTCACGAACGAGCTTAACGCCAGCCACGAGCGTGATCGACTCAGCGGCGTGGTGAAACACCACCAGGCCGAACTGCGGCGGTCCGCCGCGATGATGGAGCGGGCCATGAGGGAGCCTTCGTGA
- a CDS encoding O-antigen ligase family protein: MGLLAWWIATRLHPRLATRSSHPVTWIVLILIVTVLISYALGYDRGLLPPESSGADRYLIVLASWVGVALVAADGLRTRRDLDRVIGAMVTLSAVSAAVGWLQFYGIDLAPYFRPPGFVYNADLVGVGLRGGPGLSRVYGTQQHYIEFGVVLAMVLPFAIHRALATSNRRTSYLRWTTVALIAGAIPLAISRAGFLGLITGLVVLGLAWPNRMKLWGFLGLVVGMAAFRTAIPGVLGTIKSAFLNYDADPSIQARLADFAATSAYIRDRPWFGRGPGTYVPELYRVLDNQFLGSFLAVGFIGTLALSSVFFTAIIIGRHVRRNATWDVDRHLGQTVTASAAVALITSLTFDSLAFPTFAGIIFFVFGMSGALWRLRDTHEPAPPGVPSLTSPLRAEHPREEMA, translated from the coding sequence TTGGGTCTGCTGGCGTGGTGGATTGCCACACGGCTCCACCCGCGCCTCGCCACGCGATCTTCGCATCCCGTCACATGGATCGTTCTCATCCTGATTGTCACGGTGCTCATCTCTTACGCACTTGGGTACGATCGCGGTTTGCTTCCACCGGAGTCAAGTGGGGCGGACAGATACCTCATAGTTCTGGCGTCGTGGGTTGGCGTAGCCCTCGTCGCTGCCGACGGGCTGCGCACGCGACGGGACCTTGACCGCGTCATAGGCGCGATGGTTACTCTTTCCGCCGTTAGCGCGGCAGTCGGCTGGCTGCAGTTCTACGGCATTGATTTAGCACCGTACTTTCGACCGCCCGGATTCGTGTACAACGCCGATCTCGTAGGGGTTGGACTCCGGGGCGGACCTGGCTTAAGTCGTGTTTACGGCACGCAGCAGCACTATATTGAGTTCGGGGTCGTCCTCGCGATGGTCCTTCCCTTCGCTATACACAGAGCCCTTGCGACATCCAACAGAAGGACATCCTATTTGCGCTGGACCACAGTGGCGCTCATCGCCGGAGCAATCCCTTTGGCCATCTCCCGTGCGGGATTTCTTGGACTCATCACGGGGCTAGTGGTCTTAGGGCTTGCTTGGCCGAACCGCATGAAGTTGTGGGGATTCCTTGGCCTTGTGGTTGGTATGGCCGCATTCCGAACAGCGATTCCGGGCGTTCTTGGCACGATCAAGTCTGCGTTCCTGAACTACGACGCGGACCCGAGCATCCAAGCTCGACTCGCCGACTTCGCCGCCACATCTGCCTACATACGGGACCGACCTTGGTTCGGTCGAGGGCCAGGAACATATGTCCCGGAACTCTACCGAGTGCTCGACAATCAGTTCCTTGGGTCCTTCCTTGCGGTGGGCTTCATCGGGACCTTAGCCCTGTCATCCGTGTTCTTCACCGCCATCATCATCGGACGACATGTCCGGAGGAATGCGACATGGGACGTCGACCGCCATCTCGGCCAGACCGTGACCGCCAGCGCGGCGGTTGCCCTCATAACTTCCCTCACTTTCGATTCTTTGGCGTTTCCCACTTTTGCCGGCATTATCTTTTTTGTCTTCGGCATGAGCGGCGCCCTCTGGCGCCTGCGAGACACGCATGAACCTGCGCCGCCTGGAGTTCCGTCATTGACGTCTCCTCTACGCGCCGAACATCCTCGCGAGGAGATGGCGTGA
- a CDS encoding methyltransferase domain-containing protein gives MWLRQRIEPGTSVLLVGASAYGGGGAGTNNLVERGVASFTRAHALVYGGGNPQLGCPHSAGDACALPFADSSFDYVVSNAVIEHVGGPERARTMLTESRRVARRGAFHTTPDRWFPVETHTQVPLLHWLPRDRQAAAFARAGKPTWNTTYYWLFGSRDLAGLDPAFSVSRINRMTLVTAWTADATTSADLA, from the coding sequence GTGTGGCTCCGGCAGCGGATCGAGCCGGGAACCAGCGTCCTCCTCGTCGGAGCCAGCGCCTACGGCGGCGGGGGGGCGGGAACTAACAACCTGGTCGAGAGGGGCGTGGCCTCGTTCACCCGCGCGCACGCGCTGGTGTACGGGGGAGGTAATCCGCAATTGGGGTGCCCCCACAGTGCCGGTGACGCCTGCGCGCTGCCGTTCGCTGACTCGTCGTTCGATTACGTCGTGAGCAATGCAGTGATCGAGCACGTCGGTGGCCCGGAGAGGGCGCGCACGATGCTCACCGAAAGCCGACGTGTCGCCCGCAGAGGCGCCTTCCACACGACACCGGACCGGTGGTTTCCCGTCGAGACGCACACGCAGGTCCCGCTGCTCCACTGGCTGCCCCGGGACAGGCAGGCTGCAGCTTTCGCTCGCGCCGGAAAGCCGACCTGGAACACCACGTATTACTGGCTGTTCGGCTCCCGCGATCTGGCAGGCCTCGACCCGGCCTTCTCAGTCTCGAGGATCAACCGCATGACGCTGGTGACCGCGTGGACCGCCGACGCAACGACGAGCGCCGATTTAGCCTAG